The DNA window CTCTAAGACTACTATTAATCATATCGAGAAAGGTTCAAGCTTTCTGTggattcattttgtttttgttgtttttgttgtgcTTTTAGTTCATTTTGGTATGTCATTGATTGAAAAGAGGCTTAAAGTTACTAGATTTAGAGATGGGAACGGAAATTTAAGTGACCCAAATGCGAATTCTACTGCTGCTTTTACTATAATGGTTCAAGGATTGCCTAAAAGTATTGGAGATGATAGGAGGGTTTTACAAGAGTATTTTCAATATCGGTATCCCGGTAAGATTTATAAGGTTACTGTGCCTGTGGATTTGTGTGCATTTGATGATTTAGCGACGGAATTGATTAAAGTTAGGGATGAAATTACTTGGTTGGTTGTGAAAATTGATTCGAGGCTTTTGCCAGAAGAGAATGAGGGGCGTGGTGGTGGAGATGGGTTTTGGGAGAAGTTGCGACGTGTGGTGATTTGGCTGTGGAGAAATGTGAAAAGTCGGTGGGAAAAGATGATGGATAAGTTGGGGTATATGGATGAGGAGAAGTTGAGGATATTGCTGGAATTGAGGGTGGAGTTGGAGACGAAGTTGGCAGAATATAAAGAAGGTCGCGCACCAGGTGCTGGAGTTGCATTTGTGATATTTAAGGATGTTTACACGGCTAAACAAGCAGTTCAGGATTTTTGCAATGAGAAGAAGAGGCGATTTGGAAAATTCTTTTCTGTCATGGAGTTGAGGTTGCAGAGGAACCAATGGAAAGTTGAACGAGCTCCATTGGCGCCAGATATTTACTGGAACCATTTGGGGTCGTCAAAGTTGTCTATGAGGTTGAGGAGATTGTTTGTGAACACGTGCTTGCTGTTAATGCTTGTATTCTTCAGTTCTCCTCTTGCTGTGATAAGTGCTTTGAACAGCGCTGGTCGAATTATTGACGCAGAAGCAATGAATAATGCgcaatcatggttggattgGGTACAGAGTTCCAGCTGGTTAGCATCCCTAATCTTCCAGTTCCTGCCGAATGTTATTATATTTGTCAGCATGTATATAATAATTCCATCAGCTCTTTCTTATCTGTCCAAGTTTGAACGTCATCTAACAGTGTCCGAGGAACAAAGAGCTGCACTTCTGAAGATGGtttgttttttccttgtaaACCTTATTCTATTGAGAGGTCTTGTTGAGTCTTCTTTGGAAAGTGCAATCCTAAATATGGGTAGGTGTTATTTGGATGGAGAAGATTGCAAGAGGATTGAGCAATACATGAGTGCATCATTTCTGTCAAGATCTTGTTTCTCTTCACTTGCATTTCTAATCACAAGTACTTTCTTGGGGATATCTTATGATCTTTTGGCTCCCATCCCTTggataaagaagaaaattcagAAGTTTCAAAAGAATGACATGCTCCAGCTGGTGCCTGAGCAAAGTGAAGAGTACCCTTTGGAAGGTCAAGCCATAGATGCTCTTCAGAGACCACTGATCCCTGATAACGTGTTTGATTCTCCCAGGTCGAATCAAATTGATGAAGAGGGACAAGATCTCTCCACTTATCCAATCAGCGGAACCTCTCCCATCCCCAAGCAGACATTTGATTTTGCTCAATATTACGCATTTAATTTGACAATATTTGCGCTGACCTTGATATATTCATCATTTGCTCCACTTGTTGTCCCTGTCGGTGCAGTTTATTTTGGGTATAGGTATGTGGTTGACAAGTACAACTTTCTGTTTGTATATAGAGTCAGGGGGTTTCCTGCTGGAAATGATGGGAGATTGATGGATACTGTATTGTGTATCATGCGGTTCTGTGTTGATCTATTCCTCCTTTCAATGCTTCTGTTCTTCTCAGTTCAGGGTGATTCCATGAAGTTGCAAGCCATTTTCACACTTGGATTATTagtattgtataaattattgCCTTCCGATAATGATAGTTTTCAACCAGCTCTTTTGGAACGTATACAAAACGTTGACAGCATTGTAGAGGGACCCATTGATTATGAGGTATTCTCACAACCCAGATTTGACTGGGATACATATCATTCATAGCTTGAAGCTTAACAATTGCATGCAGTTAATCAATCTGTGACTTTTGTGGTATTCGCTTCATTGCTCTTATGTACATCTTTCTAGTCTTCGAGTAGGTTGTATAGTTTTGTGTAAGGTTTTTGCTCTGTTTCAAGAACTCCCTTTGAACTCTTTCTAACGAGTTACAAGAATTTGCTGCTACATTGTATTTTGAATAGCGGGAAATGTTATAACTTCTCTTTACTTCCATCATTAAACTAcactaatttcttttatatttcctCTGGCCGATTGTGCTTCATTCAATATCCTACTTGCTTCATGGAAGATATTTACATCCTGGCTAGGTTTATCTTAGATTATTACCAGGCATAGGTTTCTTAAAGACCTTATTAAGAAACTGGACTAGGTGGTGGTTTGTTGAAACTAGTAATGCTTAAACTTGAAATTGGTGCAAGGTTGTTCCGTGTTGAGTGCACAAGTATATGTATATTATTATCAGTTGCTAAAGACTATGATGGGTTGCTTTCTTTTATTCCATCACGTCAGAACTgaaattttaagatttgttaACAGCACCCAGTTAGTTTCGGGTCCTGCATAAGAAATATGTGCGCACGCAACTGTTTGTTATAAACGGAGATTTATATTTGTATATACTATATACTGCTGTGAAGTTTGTATATGCATAGGTCGGTCTAGTATACTTTTTCTGCGTTGAATTCTTGACTCCTAGCTTATAAAATATGCATGGACACAAGATGCTCTGTGATATCATTATATTGAGCTCGTTGCAGTGTGAAGCCTGAGAACACGCATACAAAACGCCTAGCTGGTTGCTTGTCTTTGCTTTATTACTGATGCGCCATTGTTTAGTTGCAAGCCCTATGCATCAGTCTCTCCATCAATATAATGCTCTACATGCTCCTGAATCCTGATTTTTAGCTTAATATTGGGAGATAATCTGGACTTGAATTCATCACCATTTGTTCTGTCATGGATTGTGAAGGTAAAATACCCTTGCCTGTAAAGTTTGATCCCATGGTAGGAATTTATGCCCTGGTGAGAAATAGTCAGTAGGGGAAAAGTTAAACCATCTCCGGTGCCTTTATTATGGCTTGAAGGCCGTATCGACGTGATCTCCACAGTTCACGTTATTACTCGGCTACGTTTTTCGCTCACCCAGAATTGTCCACTGAACTTTATTGGAGCTAAGGAAACTATCAAAATAAGAGGGACCTCTATTGCTCTTTTGCTAACTGGATACACTGTACGAGAAGAACAAAAAGGGGCAACCTGTAGCTTGTTGAGAACTATTGCTTTTAATGGATTAGGCTTTGAGACCTGCATCAATGAATCAGCAATTTTGGACCTGGTCCACGTGAATATGAGTAGTGTAATAGTTTTCCAGTCCGTTTTTAAACATTCAGCAAAGTATGGTACTGTCTTTACTGAATCCAAAATTATTATCATCTATATCCAAACCGAAGCACAATGGTATGGATTTTAACATCCAAATCTGATTAGATATCCATAAACCAACTCTAATTCAACCCAAGCTTGATCTGGTTTTTATAATCCGATTTCAACCTGaaagatgttaaaaaaaaaaaaaaaaaacaaatttgacatGCAAAGTTCACGACGCGGTCTTACCTTGATAGGATCAACAAGAATAGCATCACAAATTATTGGAAGTGTTCTTTCATTAAATGGATGAATCGCCGCGAATTTTCCATGCAGATGATTGTACCTTGGCTCATCAGGAAATATGGAAACAACAGTATCAACCAGCATGGTTTCCACTCGAGTTGTGGCAACCACTATTTCACCCAGATATCCGTCCAGAGGATAAGCAAATGAGGTCAAAACACCAAATTCCACCGGTTCCTTGTATCCATAACAGCTTGCGACTTCCTTTCTTTGATATCATAATCTACCtccaacagaaaaagaaaattccaaGACAAGCAGAACATGATATAAAAGAATAACACCACACTTCAAGAAACAGAAATAGCTTACCTCGACATCAGATATAGCTGCCCGTAAGGTGCAATCCCAGTATACTAGCCGAAGATCCTTCAACTTTCTAGAAAGTGTTTTGCTGCTGTTGAAAGAGAAGAAACtgtaaactttttatatatatatataaatgcaatCCCACAGATCAGTAATtgattactctctctctctctctctctctctcataattGTGTGGCTAGGCTCCTGAAACAAATGGATAAATTCCATTTGTCACCATGGATGAGTGCTAATTCATAAGAGTAGAAATATTACAAGTCACGAGAAGGTTGTTT is part of the Populus trichocarpa isolate Nisqually-1 chromosome 7, P.trichocarpa_v4.1, whole genome shotgun sequence genome and encodes:
- the LOC7462583 gene encoding CSC1-like protein At4g35870, whose amino-acid sequence is MSSTQIMNLSLSLPPSSSVDGGDTDIPDPWYGNIQYLLNISTIGLFFCIFIFLFAKLRSDHRRMPVFSALTTKLLAVWHATGREIASHCGADAAQFLIIEGGSFAVVFSIGVLSTGVLLPLNVYGGSQVINDEFSKTTINHIEKGSSFLWIHFVFVVFVVLLVHFGMSLIEKRLKVTRFRDGNGNLSDPNANSTAAFTIMVQGLPKSIGDDRRVLQEYFQYRYPGKIYKVTVPVDLCAFDDLATELIKVRDEITWLVVKIDSRLLPEENEGRGGGDGFWEKLRRVVIWLWRNVKSRWEKMMDKLGYMDEEKLRILLELRVELETKLAEYKEGRAPGAGVAFVIFKDVYTAKQAVQDFCNEKKRRFGKFFSVMELRLQRNQWKVERAPLAPDIYWNHLGSSKLSMRLRRLFVNTCLLLMLVFFSSPLAVISALNSAGRIIDAEAMNNAQSWLDWVQSSSWLASLIFQFLPNVIIFVSMYIIIPSALSYLSKFERHLTVSEEQRAALLKMVCFFLVNLILLRGLVESSLESAILNMGRCYLDGEDCKRIEQYMSASFLSRSCFSSLAFLITSTFLGISYDLLAPIPWIKKKIQKFQKNDMLQLVPEQSEEYPLEGQAIDALQRPLIPDNVFDSPRSNQIDEEGQDLSTYPISGTSPIPKQTFDFAQYYAFNLTIFALTLIYSSFAPLVVPVGAVYFGYRYVVDKYNFLFVYRVRGFPAGNDGRLMDTVLCIMRFCVDLFLLSMLLFFSVQGDSMKLQAIFTLGLLVLYKLLPSDNDSFQPALLERIQNVDSIVEGPIDYEVFSQPRFDWDTYHS